From the genome of Aliarcobacter lanthieri:
TATTAAGTACTATTGGAGTTGAACACAAAGATTTTGAAGATAATTGTAAAGATTTTTTAGTTGAAGCTTCATATATAAATCCTGAAGTCATATCAAAAAAAGTTTTTGAAACAAAAGTTAAAACAAGTGATGTTTTTTATAAATCTTCAAGAGGAAGTGAACCAAATTTAGAATTTGGATTAGAATATTTTTCTAACTTTGCATCAAAATTAGGAGCAACTATATATTCTGGAACAAAAGAGTTTTTAGAGGATATTGAAAAAACAACTTTAAGTATAAGTGTACGTAAAATAAACTCTATTATTGGAGAAGAAATTGATAAATTTGAAATTGAAAAAATTTTAACTTCTTTAGATTTTGAAATAAAAGAGTCTTTAGATGATATTTTACTAATCAAAGTACCTTTATATAGACATGATATAAAAAATGTTGCAGATATTGCTGAAGAGGTTATTAGAATAATTGGGATTGATAAAATACAAGCAAAACCATTAGCAATAGATGAAGTAAGAAGAGTTAATAAAACTTCAAATGATTTACTTAAAAAAAATAAAATAAGAGCAAAAGCTATTGAAAATGGTTTTTTTGAAACTCTTACATATGTATTCACTTCAAAAGAAGGTTTAGAGAAATACGGATTTAAAACTGTAAAAGATGAATTTGATTTAATAAATCCAATAGTAAAAGAGCTAAATACATATAGAACGACTATGCTTCTAAATTTGGTTGAAGCTTGTTCAAACAACTTTAAAGTTGGTGCAAAAAAAGCATCTTTCTTTGAAATTGGAACAGTTTTTGATGAAAATAGAAATGAAAGCAAAAAAGTTTCATTTATATATAGTGGTGCAGCAGAAATTGAAGATGTTAGTAATGCTGGTAAACCAAAAAATATAGATTTCTTCTCATTTGCTAAAAAAGTTTTAAATACTATTGGACAATTTGATTTAGAACCAATGATCAAAATTGACAATAACTTTATTCATCCATATCAAAATGCAAATATTTTAATAGATGGAAAGGTTATTGGTTATATATGTAAACTTCATCCAAATGTAGCTAATGATTTTGATTTAAGTGATACTTTTATTACTGAAATAGACTTTGATAGTATAAAAAATGATTTAGTAAAAGTAACTTCTTCTTCAAAGTTTCAAGTTTCAAGAAAAGATTTGAGTATCATTGCACCAAAATCTTTAGAATTTAAAGAGATAAAAAAAGCTATTGATTCTTTAAATAATAGTATCATTAAGCAATACAATTTAATAGATATTTATAGTGATGATAAATTAGGTGATAATGAAAGTTTAACTATAAGATTTATTTTACAAAGTGATGAAAAAACTTTAGAAGATGAGGATATAAACTCTATTATTAATTCTATTTTAGATGTACTAAAAGAAAAATTATCAATTACTCTTAGATAAAAAGGAAAAAAGTGGAAAGCTTCAACATCAAAAAATTGGTAAAACCTTTTGATATTACAATATCAAATATTGCAAGTGATAAATCAATCTCTCATAGATGTGCGATGTTTTCACTTTTTTCAAATAAAACTTCATATATAAAAAACTATCTAACAGCTGAAGACACTCTAAATACTTTAAATATTGTAGAACGACTAGGTGCAAAAATAAAAAGAGATGGGAGTAGTGTAGAAATAACTCCAAAAGAAGTTTTAATTGAACCAACAGATGTCCTTGATTGTGGAAATTCTGGAACAGCTATGAGATTATTTTGTGGATTCTTAGCAAGTGTTGATGGAAGTTTTATCTTAACTGGAGATAAATATTTAAGAAGTAGACCAATGAAAAGAGTTGCAGATCCATTAAGAAATATTGGAGCAAATATTGACGGAAGAGAAAATGGTAATAAAGCACCTCTTTTTATTCGAGGAGTAAAAGAGCTAAAACCATTTGTATATCACTCTCCTGTTGATTCTGCACAAGTAAAATCAGCTATGATTTTAGCTGCACTTAGATCTTCTGGTATTTCAAAATATAAAGAAAATGAATTAACACGAGATCATACAGAAAGAATGTTAAAAGGTATGGGGGCAACTTTAGAGTATGATACTGAAGGATTTATAAATATTCATCCTTTAAAAGGTCATTTAAAACCTCTAAATATAACTGTTCCAACAGATCCATCATCTGCATTCTTCTTTGCAGTAGCAGCTGCAATTACTCCAAATTCTAGAGTTTTAATTAAAAATGTTACTCTAAATCCTACAAGAATTGAAGCTTTTGTAGTTTTAAAAAAAATGGGAGTTACAGTAAACTTTATAGAAACAGAAAATATTTATGAACCAATTGGAGATATTGAAGTAATTTATAATGAACTAAATGGTGTTGAAGTAAATACAAATATATCTTGGCTAATTGATGAACTCCCAGCATTAGCTATAGCTATGAGCTTAGCAAAAGGAAAATCAAAAGTTTCAAATGCTGAAGAACTTAGGGTAAAAGAGAGTGATAGAATTAGTGCTGTTGTAAATAATCTAAAACTTTGTGGAGTTAATTTTACAGAATTTGAAGATGGTTACGAGATAGTGGGTGGAACTTTACAAAAAGCTACAATTAACTCTTATGGAGATCATAGAATTGCCATGAGCTTTGCAATTGCTGGATTAAATTCTGATATGTATATAGAAGATATAGATTGTATTGAAACATCTTTCCCAAATTTTAAAGAGATTCTAGACTCTTTATATAATTAAGGAACTATTTTGAAAATAGAATTAGCATCAAATTATGGTTTTTGTTTTGGAGTAAAAAGAGCAATCAATATAGCACAAAAATATACAAATTCTGCAACAATGGGACCACTTATTCATAATCAAGATGAGATAAATAGATTAAAAAATGATTTTAATGTTGGTCTATACTCAAATTTAAATGATGTAAAAGACAATGACACTGTTATTATAAGAACTCATGGTATTCCAAAAGATGATTTAAAGAACCTAAAAGCAATGAATACAAAAGTTATAAATGCAACTTGTCCATTTGTAACAACACCCCAAAATATTGTAAAAGATATGTCAAAAGATGGCTACTCAATACTTATCTTTGGAGATAAAGAACATCCAGAAGTAAAAGGAGTACAATCTTATGCTTCAGATTTAGATGATGTCTTTATTGTTTTAGGTGTAGAAGATTTAGAAAAAATCACTTTTAAAAATAAAAAAATTGCTTGTGTTGCACAAACAACAAAAAAGAAAGAAACTTATTTAGAAATAGTTAACTATCTAATTTTAAGAAATAAGGAAGTAAGAGTATTCAATACAATTTGTGATGCAACTTTTGAAAATCAAGATGCAGCAAGAGATATATCAATAAAAGCAGATGTTATGATTGTAATTGGTGGTAAAAACTCTTCAAATACAAAACAATTACACTCTATCTGTCTTGAAAACTGTACTGATTCATACTTAGTTGAAAATGAAAATGACTTAAATGTAGCTTGGTTTACAAATAAAGAGTTCTGTGGAATAACAGCAGGTGCAAGTACGCCAGATTGGGTAATTCAGAAAGTCGTAAATAAAATAAAAAGTTTTAAGTAGGTAATTTAAGCCTTTTTTTTGTATAATCGTCCTATTTTAAATAAAACTGGTAAACAAGAAGGTACGAAAATGCATATGGATGATATAGATTTAGGTGAAGAATTTGACTTTGAGCAACTACTTAATGAATCTTTTGAACAATCAGAGAATAACTCTGTTGTAGATGGTGTAATTGTTGAAATTACAGATGAAAAAGTTTTAGTTGATGTAGGACAAAAGATTGAAGGACTATTACCTTTAAATGAGATAACTATTAACGGTGAAGTTAAATATAAAGTTGGGGATACAATTCCTGTAATGCTTATGGGAAGTAAAGGTGAAAGACCTAATATCTCACACAAAAAAGTTTTACAAAAAGAAAAATTTGATAACTTTATAAAAGCTAATGGAGATGACTTTGAAGATGTAACAATCGAAGGTAAAGTTGTAGCTATTAAACAAAAAGGTGGCTTTACAATTGAAGATTCAAACGGTTGTGAATACTTTATGCCACTTGCTCAATCATACATGAAAACTCAAGGTGCACTTGGAAAAACTGTAAAAGCTAAAGTTATTAAAGTAAATAAAAATCAAAGTTCAATAATAGTTTCAAGAAAAAAACTAATTGAAGAATCAAAATTAATCAAAGATACTAAAGTAAATGAGATTTTAGAAAATACATCTCCTATTAATGGAATTGTGAAAAAAATAACTTCTTATGGTATGTTTGTTGATTTAGGTGGAGTTGATGGTTTAGTAAACTATAATGAAATATCTTATAAAGGACCAGTTAATCCTGCAAATTATTATAATGAAGGTGATACTGTTTCAGTTGTTGTATTATCTTATGATAAAACTAAACAACATTTAAGCCTTTCAATTAAAGCTGCTTTATCAAATCCTTGGGAAGAAATAAAAGATAAATTAGAAGTTGGTGATACTATAACTGTAACTGTTTCTAATTTTGAATCTTATGGAGCATTTGTTGATTTAGGAAATGATATAGAAGGTCTTTTACATATTTCAGAACTTTCTTGGAATAAAAATATTAAAAATCCTAAAGAGATTTTAAATATTGGTGATGAAATAAATGTTGAAGTTATTGAATTAAACTTTGACCAAAAAAGATTAAGAGTATCTTTAAAAAATCTTCAAGAAAAACCTTTCACAAAATTTATAAACTCTCATAAAGTTGGAGATGTATTACAAGGTAAAGTTGCTACTTTAACTGAATTTGGTGCATTTGTTACTTTAGGTGAAGTTGATGGTTTATTACATAATGAAGAAGCATCTTGGGAGCCAAATGCAAAATGTAAAACTTTATTCAAAAAAGGTGATGAAGTTGAAGTTAAAATTATCAAAATAGATAAAGAGAAAGAAAATATTTCACTTTCAATAAAAGATATTGCAGAATCTCCAGCTAAAAAATTCCAAGACAACTATAAAGTTGGTGATATCATCAAAGGTAGTGTAAAAGATAAAAAAGATTTTGGAGTATTTATAAAACTTGAAAATAATCTTGATGGATTAATTCGAAATGAAGATTTTGGACCATTAAATGTTGAAGAAATTAAAAATGGTGATGAAGTTGAAGCTGTAATTATAAACATTGATACTAAAAAAAATAGAGTTAGATTATCTGTAAAAAGATTAGAGCAACAACAAGAAAGAGAGATGTTAAGATCTGTAAATGATGACTCATCTATGACTCTTGGTGATATTTTAAAAGATCAAATAAATAAATAGGATTTTTAGAATGAATAAACATACAATTGTAGTTTGTGATCATATTCATGAAGCTGGTTTAAATATTTTACAAAATACAGAAGATATAAATTATGTATATGCAGCTGATATTGATAAAACAAAATTATTAGATATTATAAAAGATGCAGATGTTGCTATTACTAGATCTTCAACAGATGTTGACGAAAAGTTTTTAAATGCTGCAACAAATTTAAAAGCTATTATTAGAGCTGGTGTTGGTTATGACAATGTTGATATAGATGGTTGTAGTAAAAGAGGAATAATTGCAATGAATGTTCCAACTGCAAACACTATAGCAGCAGTTGAACTTACTATGGCTCATATGCTTTCTTGTATGAGAAAATTTCCTTATGCACATAATCAATTAAAAATTGATAGAGTTTGGAAAAGAGAAGATTGGTATGGAAATGAACTTTATGGAAAAAAACTAGGAGTTATTGGTTTTGGGAATATTGGTCATAGAGTAGCTTTAAGAGCAAAAGCTTTCGAAATGGATGTTATCACTTATGACCCATATATTCCTTCAACAAAAGCAACAGATTTAGGTATAAAATATACTACAAATTTTGATGATATATTATCTTGTGATATTATCACTATTCATACTCCAAAAAACAAAGAAACTATTGATATGATAAGTTTTGATGAGATTAAAAAAATGAAAGATGGAGTGGTTTTAATAAATTGTGCTAGAGGTGGATTATATAATGAAGAAGCACTAGTAGAAAATTTAAAAAATGGAAAAATTGCAATGGCTGGGATTGATGTATTTAAAAAAGAACCAGCTATTAATCATCCAATTCTTGATTTACCAAATGTGACTGTAACTGCACACTTAGGTGCAAATACTAAAGAATCACAAAAAGAAATATCTATTCAAAGTGCAAATAATGCTATTGAAAGTGCAAGAGGAATAGCATATCCAAATGCTCTTAATCTTCCAATAGATGAGAATAAAATACCTACTTTTGTTAAACCATATATTGAACTTACTCAAAAAATGGCATTTTTACTAGCACAAATTAGTAAAAGTGAGATTAGAGCTATTGAAGTTAATGCAGAAGGGGAATTAGGTGAATATGTTGATTCACTACAAACTTTTGCAAGTGTAGGAGTACTAAGTGTTAGTTCAGGACTTAGTGTAAACTATGTAAATGCAAACTTTATAGCTAAAGAGAAAGGTATTGATTTAATAACTAAAAATTCAGAAAATTGTAATGGTTATAAAAATAAAGTTACTATTAAAATAACAACTTCAAAAGGTGTTAAAACTATTTCTGGAACAGTATTTGGAGATGAAGCTCAAAGAATTATAAATATTGATGGATTTGTTCTTGATGCTGAACCAAAAGGTAAAATGATTATTATGAAAAACAAAGATATTCCAGGTGTTGTTGGCAAAGTTGGTAATATCCTTGGTAACAATGGAATTAATATAGCTGATTTTAGATTATCTAGAGGAAAAGAAGGTATTGCCTTAGCAGTTATATTAATTGATGAAAAAGCTACTTCAAAAGTAATTGCAGAACTTGATAATCTTGAATCATCAATTGCTATTGCTTATGCTGAAATTTAAGGAGAATATATGGCAATTGGGATGAGTGAATTAAAAAAAGGTCTAAAAATTGAAGTTGATGGTATTCCTTATAAAATTACTGAATATCAACACGTAAAACCTGGAAAAGGTGCAGCATTTGTTAGATGTAAAATTAAATCATTTTTAAATGGTAAAGTTATTGAAAAAACTTTTCATGCTGGAGATAAATGTGAAACTCCAAATTTAGTTCAAAAACAAATGCAATTTTTATATGACGATGGTGAACTATTACAATTTATGGATACAACAACATATGAACAAGAAGGACTTACATACGAACAAGTAGGTGAGGCTTTTGATTGGATTATTGATGGAATGCAAGTAGATATGATGTATTTCAATGGTAAAGCTATAACTGTTGAACCACCAATGGTTGTTGAATTAAAAATCACTGATACTCCACCAAACTTTAAAGGTGATTCTCAAGGTGGAAGAAAACCTGCTACTTTAGAATCTGGTGCAGTTGTACAGATACCTTTTCATATTTTAGAAGGTGATGTAATAAAAGTTGATACTAGAACTGGTGAATACCTAGAAAAAGTAAAATAAAAATTAAATTTATATTCTTTTTTAACCCAAGTCTTTATGATTTGGGTTTTTTTATGCCTATTTTAATCTCAAAGATATATAAGTTTGATATTAAAAATTTCTTTTTAGAAAAATTATCTTTTCATCGCCCAAATAGTTTTCATGTAAAATTTTAAAATCTAAATCAATTTCATTTAGAGCATTTAACCCATTTCTAATCTTTGGATTTACAAGTAGCACTATAAAATCTATCTTATCTTTTAATATTTCAAGAAGATTATAAACTCCTTCAATCATAATAAACTTATAATCAAGTAATTTAAACAAATCATCTGAAACTATAACTTTTCTATTAGGTACAGTAAAAAGTGGTATATTTTGGCTAAAAATCTTATTTCTACTATATATAAATATATCTGGATTTTTTCCATATACATATCTAGTATCTAAATTTGGCTTATCAGTTCTTACAGTATTACCACCAATCATAAGGAGGTCTATTTTATCTCTTAAAGTATGTACATAAAGTTTTGTTCTGTGGCTTGATATTTGCCCATCAATCATCCCATTTAAAGTTTGTGCCATTTTAAAAAATATGCAAGTTTTATTTTGCCAAGTTTTAAAAGGAAAAATTAAATCTTCTCCATCTTTCTTTAAAACTCCTTTTACAACTTCAATATTTTTATTTTTTAAAGTTTCTATACCACCACTTGCTTTCTTATTTGGATCTTCTACACTAATAATAACTCGTTTAGGATTTAAAATTGAAAGTAAAAAAGCACAAGATGGAGTTTTTCCTATATGATTACAAGGTTCCAATGTTACAAAAATATCACAATCTTCAAAAAAACCATTATGATTTTGAATCAAAAAATTATGTATAT
Proteins encoded in this window:
- the efp gene encoding elongation factor P, encoding MAIGMSELKKGLKIEVDGIPYKITEYQHVKPGKGAAFVRCKIKSFLNGKVIEKTFHAGDKCETPNLVQKQMQFLYDDGELLQFMDTTTYEQEGLTYEQVGEAFDWIIDGMQVDMMYFNGKAITVEPPMVVELKITDTPPNFKGDSQGGRKPATLESGAVVQIPFHILEGDVIKVDTRTGEYLEKVK
- a CDS encoding 4-hydroxy-3-methylbut-2-enyl diphosphate reductase, which codes for MKIELASNYGFCFGVKRAINIAQKYTNSATMGPLIHNQDEINRLKNDFNVGLYSNLNDVKDNDTVIIRTHGIPKDDLKNLKAMNTKVINATCPFVTTPQNIVKDMSKDGYSILIFGDKEHPEVKGVQSYASDLDDVFIVLGVEDLEKITFKNKKIACVAQTTKKKETYLEIVNYLILRNKEVRVFNTICDATFENQDAARDISIKADVMIVIGGKNSSNTKQLHSICLENCTDSYLVENENDLNVAWFTNKEFCGITAGASTPDWVIQKVVNKIKSFK
- the serA gene encoding phosphoglycerate dehydrogenase, which encodes MNKHTIVVCDHIHEAGLNILQNTEDINYVYAADIDKTKLLDIIKDADVAITRSSTDVDEKFLNAATNLKAIIRAGVGYDNVDIDGCSKRGIIAMNVPTANTIAAVELTMAHMLSCMRKFPYAHNQLKIDRVWKREDWYGNELYGKKLGVIGFGNIGHRVALRAKAFEMDVITYDPYIPSTKATDLGIKYTTNFDDILSCDIITIHTPKNKETIDMISFDEIKKMKDGVVLINCARGGLYNEEALVENLKNGKIAMAGIDVFKKEPAINHPILDLPNVTVTAHLGANTKESQKEISIQSANNAIESARGIAYPNALNLPIDENKIPTFVKPYIELTQKMAFLLAQISKSEIRAIEVNAEGELGEYVDSLQTFASVGVLSVSSGLSVNYVNANFIAKEKGIDLITKNSENCNGYKNKVTIKITTSKGVKTISGTVFGDEAQRIINIDGFVLDAEPKGKMIIMKNKDIPGVVGKVGNILGNNGINIADFRLSRGKEGIALAVILIDEKATSKVIAELDNLESSIAIAYAEI
- the pheT gene encoding phenylalanine--tRNA ligase subunit beta; the protein is MIITKNWLEQFINISYLSIEEICKTLNSIGLEVDSVNKISIAPKVVVGKILQKEKHPDADKLNICQVDLGEKTEQIVCGASNVEEGQFVAVATVGSILGDLKIKAAKLRGVESNGMICSSTELGLPKLNDGIIVLDDSIGELILGKELKDYSTLNDTIIEIGLTPNRGDCLSILGVARELSAYYDLPLIEIEKHINYHELSIGQLFDINSSNIDSFIAYKAIDFSAFKLDLITNLRVASIGKFKNNSHIKNSLHYVTHSTGVIFNAYSKEKATLKNELYVLDLKKNGLGFDSVYSQGEILSTIGVEHKDFEDNCKDFLVEASYINPEVISKKVFETKVKTSDVFYKSSRGSEPNLEFGLEYFSNFASKLGATIYSGTKEFLEDIEKTTLSISVRKINSIIGEEIDKFEIEKILTSLDFEIKESLDDILLIKVPLYRHDIKNVADIAEEVIRIIGIDKIQAKPLAIDEVRRVNKTSNDLLKKNKIRAKAIENGFFETLTYVFTSKEGLEKYGFKTVKDEFDLINPIVKELNTYRTTMLLNLVEACSNNFKVGAKKASFFEIGTVFDENRNESKKVSFIYSGAAEIEDVSNAGKPKNIDFFSFAKKVLNTIGQFDLEPMIKIDNNFIHPYQNANILIDGKVIGYICKLHPNVANDFDLSDTFITEIDFDSIKNDLVKVTSSSKFQVSRKDLSIIAPKSLEFKEIKKAIDSLNNSIIKQYNLIDIYSDDKLGDNESLTIRFILQSDEKTLEDEDINSIINSILDVLKEKLSITLR
- the ribD gene encoding bifunctional diaminohydroxyphosphoribosylaminopyrimidine deaminase/5-amino-6-(5-phosphoribosylamino)uracil reductase RibD produces the protein MKIDDNFYMKLAIDEAWKYQLITYPNPAVGCVIVKNGKLLAIEAHKEAGLPHAEINALKTAFLTQEPNSILKIKNNSSDIHNFLIQNHNGFFEDCDIFVTLEPCNHIGKTPSCAFLLSILNPKRVIISVEDPNKKASGGIETLKNKNIEVVKGVLKKDGEDLIFPFKTWQNKTCIFFKMAQTLNGMIDGQISSHRTKLYVHTLRDKIDLLMIGGNTVRTDKPNLDTRYVYGKNPDIFIYSRNKIFSQNIPLFTVPNRKVIVSDDLFKLLDYKFIMIEGVYNLLEILKDKIDFIVLLVNPKIRNGLNALNEIDLDFKILHENYLGDEKIIFLKRNF
- a CDS encoding 30S ribosomal protein S1, which codes for MHMDDIDLGEEFDFEQLLNESFEQSENNSVVDGVIVEITDEKVLVDVGQKIEGLLPLNEITINGEVKYKVGDTIPVMLMGSKGERPNISHKKVLQKEKFDNFIKANGDDFEDVTIEGKVVAIKQKGGFTIEDSNGCEYFMPLAQSYMKTQGALGKTVKAKVIKVNKNQSSIIVSRKKLIEESKLIKDTKVNEILENTSPINGIVKKITSYGMFVDLGGVDGLVNYNEISYKGPVNPANYYNEGDTVSVVVLSYDKTKQHLSLSIKAALSNPWEEIKDKLEVGDTITVTVSNFESYGAFVDLGNDIEGLLHISELSWNKNIKNPKEILNIGDEINVEVIELNFDQKRLRVSLKNLQEKPFTKFINSHKVGDVLQGKVATLTEFGAFVTLGEVDGLLHNEEASWEPNAKCKTLFKKGDEVEVKIIKIDKEKENISLSIKDIAESPAKKFQDNYKVGDIIKGSVKDKKDFGVFIKLENNLDGLIRNEDFGPLNVEEIKNGDEVEAVIINIDTKKNRVRLSVKRLEQQQEREMLRSVNDDSSMTLGDILKDQINK
- the aroA gene encoding 3-phosphoshikimate 1-carboxyvinyltransferase; amino-acid sequence: MESFNIKKLVKPFDITISNIASDKSISHRCAMFSLFSNKTSYIKNYLTAEDTLNTLNIVERLGAKIKRDGSSVEITPKEVLIEPTDVLDCGNSGTAMRLFCGFLASVDGSFILTGDKYLRSRPMKRVADPLRNIGANIDGRENGNKAPLFIRGVKELKPFVYHSPVDSAQVKSAMILAALRSSGISKYKENELTRDHTERMLKGMGATLEYDTEGFINIHPLKGHLKPLNITVPTDPSSAFFFAVAAAITPNSRVLIKNVTLNPTRIEAFVVLKKMGVTVNFIETENIYEPIGDIEVIYNELNGVEVNTNISWLIDELPALAIAMSLAKGKSKVSNAEELRVKESDRISAVVNNLKLCGVNFTEFEDGYEIVGGTLQKATINSYGDHRIAMSFAIAGLNSDMYIEDIDCIETSFPNFKEILDSLYN